A region from the Candidatus Dependentiae bacterium genome encodes:
- a CDS encoding ankyrin repeat domain-containing protein translates to MKIKKLLLITLVCMENAPLIVAMDLNFMEDYDPKERKTDEGSDTSSETSGKISPGLDDIRAGAGTPASDTSSRSSMGSPSSTPTSDRSSTGSLSPTSRTPSPTNSDKDEQETKFFGKTPTISEGYITKPIAKEKYKTPTASTEATKENKINAVLASITDKSTYTDFVNKMWEQKLHTTYTSGLYAQDINISNAMGMTPLMIAAERGNAALVKALLKAGADKNAKDGSNRTAARIALENKHGIKNNNYNVVILLDPTLVKAALVNKIKSSQGAGKEKELVGLGTYEGDFVVVDHDDF, encoded by the coding sequence ATGAAAATAAAAAAATTACTATTAATTACCCTGGTATGTATGGAAAACGCACCATTAATCGTAGCTATGGATCTCAACTTTATGGAAGATTATGACCCAAAAGAACGAAAAACTGATGAAGGCAGCGATACTAGTTCAGAAACCTCTGGCAAAATATCTCCCGGACTCGATGATATAAGAGCTGGAGCAGGCACACCAGCAAGTGATACAAGTTCAAGAAGCTCAATGGGCTCACCATCTTCTACTCCTACCAGCGATAGAAGTTCAACTGGTTCACTATCACCAACATCCAGAACCCCCAGTCCAACCAATAGCGATAAAGACGAGCAAGAGACAAAGTTTTTTGGTAAAACGCCAACAATCAGCGAGGGCTACATAACTAAACCAATTGCCAAAGAAAAATACAAGACACCTACTGCTTCAACAGAAGCAACAAAAGAAAACAAAATAAATGCAGTACTTGCTAGCATCACCGACAAAAGTACTTATACAGATTTTGTTAATAAAATGTGGGAACAAAAACTCCATACTACCTATACCTCCGGACTCTACGCGCAAGACATCAACATTAGTAATGCAATGGGGATGACGCCACTCATGATAGCGGCAGAACGAGGCAATGCAGCCCTCGTTAAAGCTTTACTCAAAGCTGGCGCTGATAAAAATGCCAAAGACGGAAGCAACCGCACAGCCGCGAGAATAGCCCTTGAAAATAAACATGGAATCAAAAATAACAATTACAATGTTGTTATACTCTTAGATCCAACATTAGTAAAAGCAGCACTAGTAAACAAAATTAAATCTTCCCAAGGTGCTGGCAAAGAAAAAGAACTGGTGGGATTGGGTACGTATGAAGGCGATTTTGTCGTCGTTGATCATGACGATTTTTAA